Proteins encoded in a region of the Procambarus clarkii isolate CNS0578487 chromosome 42, FALCON_Pclarkii_2.0, whole genome shotgun sequence genome:
- the LOC138373423 gene encoding jerky protein homolog-like has protein sequence MVQEQNLSPEQIYNADETGLYWRMLPTETMAHSGEDDPSGDYKQNKQRISLLCCANAAGTHKLKLLVIGISKNPRALKSARCLPVIYKDQPSAWMSRVIFVEWFNKNFVPEVKEHLKSVGLPQNSKVVLLLDNSSTHPRGDELVNGNIIGMFLPPNTTSVIQPMDQGIIKNLKHHYKRMFARRLNNQLRTIKDFYKVFTIKSAIWTIASAWDEVKQTTLRNGWKNFWPTSSLFPEEDDEADFEGFAVKKISERKKLREELLAYVKRIKSPELRAELVTETIEDDINRWDRF, from the coding sequence ATGGTACAAGAACAAAATTTATCTCCagagcaaatttataatgctgatgagacaggtttGTACTGGCGTATGCTTCCCACAGAAACGATGGCTCATAGTGGTGAAGACGATCCTTCAGGTGATTATAAACAGAACAAACAGAGAATTTCTTTGTTGTGTTGTGCAAATGCAGCTGGCACGCACAAATTAAAATTACTTGTGATTGGAATTAGTAAAAACCCCAGGGCTTTAAAGTCAGCCAGGTGcctccctgtgatttataagGACCAGCCAAGTGCGTGGATGTCTCGAGTAATATTTGTCGAGTGGTTTAATAAGAACTTTGTACCCGAGGTGAAGGAGCACCTGAAAAGTGTTGGTCTCCCGCAAAACAGCAAAGTTGTGCTGCTGCTAGATAACAGTTCAACGCATCCACGAGGTGATGAGCTAGTAAATGGCAATATTATTGGAATGTTCTTGCCACCCAATACAACTTCAGTGATACAACCCATGGATCAAGGAATAATTAAGAACCTTAAACACCACTACAAGAGGATGTTTgctagacgtcttaataatcagcttagaacaattaaggacttttataaagtcttcacaataaagtcagctatctggactattgctagtgcatgggatgaggtaaagCAGACAACACTAAGAAATGGCTGGAAAAATTTTTGGCCCACGTCAAGTCTGTTTCCTGAGGAAGATGACGAggcagattttgaaggatttgcggTGAAGAAAATTAGCGAGAGGAAAAAATTAAGAGAGGAACTCCTAGCCTATGTCAAGAGGATTAAGTCCCCTGAGCTGAGAGCAGAACTGGTGACTGAAACAATAGAAGATGACATAAATAGATGGGATAGATTTTGA